A region of Haliotis asinina isolate JCU_RB_2024 chromosome 9, JCU_Hal_asi_v2, whole genome shotgun sequence DNA encodes the following proteins:
- the LOC137296973 gene encoding uncharacterized protein yields the protein MAFRIVLACLLVAMATATTSVGSCVVKSNPDFRPDPDDCSVFYVCANEILYKFNCSDSVFDPVTRTCVAKGSTYDRCTKKDTPAQTVICLPGSRALIPHPENCAQYYNCSAPRQGYKWPQHLRECPFSQLYNVMTKQCEHYSMVKCGDRQEPISHCDYRANQCEAAHCIPCIVRYPSCKGLPDGLNQWVGREDSPYYVVCEGGRMVYSGMCTQEYGPQIFDKLRKMCVEGTP from the exons ATGGCATTTCGAATTGTTTTGGCCTGTTTGCTCGTAGCCATGGCAACGGCGACAACATCTGTGGGTAGCTGTGTGGTGAAGAGCAACCCCGATTTCAGACCAGACCCCGATGACTGCTCCGTGTTTTATGTGTGCGCAAATGAGATCTTGTACAAGTTCAATTGTTCGGACAGCGTGTTTGATCCCGTGACCAGGACTTGTGTGGCAAAGGGGTCTACTTACGACAGAT GTACGAAGAAGGACACTCCAGCACAGACGGTCATCTGTCTGCCTGGGTCTCGTGCCCTAATTCCCCACCCCGAAAATTGTGCCCAGTACTACAACTGCTCTGCTCCCAGGCAGGGGTACAAGTGGCCGCAACATTTGAGGGAGTGCCCCTTCTCTCAGCTCTACAACGTCATGACGAAACAGTGCGAGCACTACAGTATGGTGAAGTGCGGTGACAGACAAGAGCCCATTAGTCACT GCGACTACCGGGCGAACCAATGCGAAGCCGCTCACTGTATCCCCTGCATAGTGCGCTACCCAAGTTGCAAGGGTCTTCCCGACGGCTTGAACCAGTGGGTAGGGAGGGAGGACTCCCCTTACTATGTCGTGTGTGAGGGTGGACGGATGGTGTATTCGGGTATGTGCACCCAGGAATACGGACCACAGATCTTCGACAAACTGAGGAAGATGTGCGTTGAAGGCACTCCTTAA
- the LOC137296977 gene encoding uncharacterized protein translates to MALGVVLGCLLVAMATAVSVGTMENEAVNCLPESTELIPHPTHCAQYYNCSAGKQSYYWPEHLMECHYPQVWNVITKQCEHYTMVDCAEREEPNGHCDYRRHQCDRAHCRPCYLTYPSCKGLPDGLNEWVGMSNSPYFAVCVGERMVYSGMCSQEYGSHIYDKLKRTCIEPTA, encoded by the exons ATGGCATTGGGTGTTGTACTCGGTTGCCTCCTGGTGGCCATGGCAACTGCGGTTTCAGTGG GTACCATGGAGAACGAAGCCGTCAACTGTCTGCCGGAATCGACCGAGTTGattccccaccccacccactgCGCCCAGTACTACAACTGCTCCGCAGGGAAACAGTCGTACTACTGGCCTGAACATCTGATGGAGTGTCACTACCCCCAGGTCTGGAACGTCATCACAAAGCAATGCGAACACTACACTATGGTCGACTGCGCAGAGAGGGAGGAACCCAACGGCCATT GTGACTACCGACGACATCAGTGTGATCGCGCTCATTGCAGACCCTGCTATTTGACCTACCCAAGTTGCAAGGGTCTTCCCGACGGCTTGAACGAATGGGTGGGAATGTCTAACTCCCCCTACTTTGCCGTGTGTGTTGGCGAGAGGATGGTGTATTCGGGCATGTGTTCGCAAGAATACGGATCACACATCTACGACAAACTCAAGAGGACGTGCATTGAGCCGACTGCTTGA
- the LOC137296578 gene encoding uncharacterized protein: MVFRIVLACLVVAMATASTPVGSCVATTSPDYRADPDDCSVYYLCVNNNLYKYDCSNLVFDPWTQTCASPGSIYDSCTETEKETEASCPPESTALIPHPSHCAQYFNCSASKQRYSWPEHLRECPHPQLYNVNTKQCEHYTMVDCGDIFEPTAHCDYRQYQCQRAHCRPCYLTYPVCKGLPDGLNEWVGMYDPAYFAVCINERMVYSGKCSQEYGPQTFDKVKRMCVELLD; this comes from the exons ATGGTATTTCGAATTGTACTCGCATGTTTAGTTGTAGCCATGGCAACAGCTTCAACACCCGTGGGTAGCTGTGTGGCTACAACCAGCCCGGATTACAGAGCGGATCCCGATGACTGCTCGGTGTATTATTTGTGCGTAAATAATAACTTGTACAAATACGACTGTTCAAACCTTGTGTTCGATCCTTGGACCCAAACATGCGCCTCCCCAGGATCCATCTACGACAGCT GTACCGAGACAGAGAAGGAGACAGAGGCAAGCTGTCCCCCCGAGTCTACAGCCCTGATTCCCCACCCCTCCCATTGTGCCCAGTACTTCAACTGTTCCGCGTCCAAGCAGAGGTATTCCTGGCCTGAGCATCTGAGGGAGTGTCCCCACCCACAACTTTACAACGTCAACACGAAACAGTGTGAGCACTACACCATGGTCGACTGCGGCGACATATTTGAACCTACAGCTCATT GCGACTACCGTCAATATCAGTGTCAACGCGCTCATTGCAGACCCTGCTATTTGACCTATCCTGTTTGCAAAGGTCTTCCCGATGGCTTGAACGAATGGGTAGGGATGTATGATCCGGCCTACTTTGCCGTGTGCATCAACGAACGTATGGTGTATTCGGGGAAATGTTCACAGGAGTACGGACCACAGACTTTCGACAAAGTCAAGAGGATGTGCGTTGAACTCCTCGATTGA